The region TGTTCATTATGCCGGCTGGTCGAGGGTCGATGTTGCAAGTCCGACAACGGTAGGTATTCACCACCCATCGGGCGACATCAAGAAGATTTCATTTAACTACGATGCGGTTACATCGACGAATTACCTTTCATCATCCGGCACAAGTCACTGGCGAATCGACGACTGGGAACTTGGCACAACAGAAGGCGGATCATCGGGATCTCCCCTCTTCGACGACAACCACCGAGTGGTCGGACAGCTTCATGGCGGATATGCCTCTTGCTCAAGCATTACGTCGGACTGGTACGGTAAGTTTGCAATGTCGTGGGAGGGTGGCGGATCATCTTCGACGCGCCTGAGAGACTGGCTGGATCCAAACAACACGGGAGTTCTCTACATCGACGGGTCCGATGTCGATTCGGATGGAGATGATGTCCCCAACGGCAGTGACAACTGCCCGTTTGTAGCGAATCCGGGTCAGGAGGATGCCGATGATGATGGAGTCGGGGATGTCTGTGATAACTGCGTGAACACGCCTAACCCCGATCAGGGTGATGCAGACGGCGATGGCGCAGGTGACTTGTGTGACTATGATGCTGACGACGACGGCATTCTGAATGGGGATGACAATTGTTGGCTGGTAGATAACAGCTCTCAGGAAGATCAGGATGGTGACGATTTCGGTGACGCATGCGATAACTGTCCATACGTCTCCAATCCAGAACAGTATGATGAGAATGATGACGGCATCGGCGACGTCTGTGACGGCGAACTGCATATTCAAAGCTACGCAATAGAGATTCCCGACGGATATGTCGGACAGCCCTATTCATATCAGCTTTGGGCGGTCGGTGGTGTTGAGCCATATACGTGGGTAAAACAGGTTGGCCAGCCGCCGTACGGAACGGTCTTCACCGGAGGAACTGTCGGGACTATCACCGGAACGCCGCAACTTGAAGGCCAATCATATATGAAGATTGAGGTTGTGGACAGTGACACGCCGAAGAAGAAAGATACTGTGGACATCTACATCACAATTCTTCCTTCAGGGTTCGTCTGCGGAGATGCCGACGGATCTGGTGAGATTGACATAGATGACATAGTATATCTCGTGCAGTACATTTTCAGTGGCGGACCGGCACCCGATCCTCTTGAATCTGCCGATGCGGATTGTTCAGGTGACATTGACATCGATGATGCTGTCTATATAGTCGAGTACATCTTCAGTGGTGGCGCAGTTCCGTGCGAAGGCTGCCCGTAAAATAGCTCATACACGAAGATCGAATTAAATGCAGGCAGGAATTGAATATTTCTGCCTGCATTGCTGTATGTATTGCGACATGTGATGCAGCCGACAACCAACTGCTGTGGGATTCCGACAGATGAGGTGCGCGATGAACAAGGTTGATTTTAGAGTTACGAAGAGAGATGACCTGGCCCCGGTATGCCCGCACTGCAATGCGGAATTGACGGAGGTTTACGTAAAGTCAAAAGGCGCCGGATTCATTGAGGGAAGAAATATATTGTATTTCTGCCCGCGCTGTAGAAAAGTACTCGGATTCGGCCAGAGCCGGATGATATAACGGCAGTGTACTGCAATCGCTATCCCATGAACTCCAAACGGAAGAGCGGATAGCTCAGAATCATGGGCACGAAGCGCATGGTGCAGGGCCGCTCGAGAATATATACGCTATCAGATAAACGACATCATCGATATCGATAGCGCCGCTGCAATCGGGATCGGCTGCTGCCGGGTTCTCGGGAGGAGGGCCTCCTGCGAAAATGTAATTGATCAGGAATACCGGGTCGTCGATATCAACCCCGCCGCTTCCGTCAGCATCTCCGCAGGCATGATCGCACGCATCCCCGATGCCGTCGAAGTTGCTGTCAGCCTGAGACGGATTGAATGTCAGCGGACAATTATCGTCGGGACATGTATTTGCCGGGAATCCCGGATTGCCAAATCCATCCCCGTCAATATCAGTGCATGTATCGCATGAATCGCCGACGCCATCACCGTCGACATCAGTCTGACCCGGATTATATACAGATACACAATTGTCACACGCGTCGCCTGCACCATCTGCATCCGTATCCTCCTGAAGAGGATTCGGCCAACCGGGACAGTTATCGATGGTCTCACAGATTCCATCACCATCAGGGTCATTGAGTGAATCAAACGGGCATACATCGCACGAATCGCCGATGCCATCGCCATCAAAATCCTCCTGCAAAGGATTGGAGAAGTTGGGGCAGTTGTCGCATGCATCGCCGAAAATATCGGCATCGTTGTTTGTCTGTGAAGCATTAGGAACGTCGGGACAATTATCATCGAAGAAGAAGACACCATCTCCATCGGAGTCGAGAGTTAAGAGAGACACGATGCCGATATGGACGTCATCGCTACCCGTCAGCGTGAACTCGTAGATCACTTTCGCGCCACCGCCACCGATATCGGCCGCTCTATACTCTGCGACAACAGTCTCGCTGTCGGCACTCACTTGTTCCGGCGGGTTCCAAATCAAGCCGTTGTCCGTCGTGCGAGTCGCAAAGAGCGCGTCATTCTTCACGAAACAGCAGACAAACGTAGAATTTTCAACATGAGACAGCTCGGGGAAGTTCTCGGAATCAGCCGTCACTGCGACCGGAGTCACCGTGTAGAGGCTATCGACATCTCCGACATTAGTCGACCAGCAGACGAGATCGACATTTCCGGGAAGACTGTCTTGATAGACGGCCGCTACCAACACTACATTATTATCGTATGCCGCAATGGCTGGATACCGCATGTGAGAGTTCGTATCACCAAACATCAATTCAGCAGCATCTGTGCCGGCACTCCAGTCACTGAACACATCCTGTCGTACAAACATCTGGTACTGATCCTTCTCCCATTCGAAGCGGTCATAGACAGCATAGGTTTTGAGTGTGATCGGATCGATGTCAGCCGATGTTGTCTTGCAGCTATCGACATTCGAGAAATGACTGCCAGCAGTAGTGCCACTCGAATTGAATAGATAGAAGATGTGTGGCGCGTCTCGAAGTGTTGCCTCGGACGGATAGACTCTACTAAGGATCGCCGAATGGAAGCCGTACTCCCACGACTCACCTCCGCTATTACATGCAATATCGACCATCGTCATACCATACCAGCCCAGCAGCGAATAGGGTGCCCAGTAAACATCCCATGTCAATGGATCCGTCGGGTCATCAAATTCGAGCAACATCAACGCAGAGCCATTATAGAATGACGATGGAGGTACAAATGTGCCGAAGAACTGAGTGAAAGCGCCCCAGTAATCGAGCGATGGATATGTAGATCCGTACAGATCATACCAACAGCACTCGGTCCAGTTCAGACCATCGTCATCGGAACCGTTCACGAACATTGTACTGATAGGCGACACGCCGTCGAAAAACTCGTACAGCCTGATAAGATTCCCACTCCCATCATCGGTCAGTGCCGGATGCAGGTATGAGACAGCATTGGCATCCTTGTCTCCCCCGGTTGGCGACAATTGATCGGCCGAGAATTCGTACTTCTGCCGTTCAATCGTTGCCGTCTCCGGTTGCTCATCTACATGCCTGATTGAGACCTTGTCTGTGAGGTATAATCCTGCGGTTTCAACGGACTGCGCAGGAACTGCTGCGATTTGAACTGCTATAAAGCAGAGAATCATCAGAATCGGATTGTAGCTCTTGAATCTCATCGTATCATCTCCTGCGCTCCCGCGCCGTAAAACATACTCGTTCGCGCTTCCTGATTGCGGATAGTCCAAGCCCGCGTAGTTACGCAAATGACATCATCAACCCGCGACTGCCTATCCATTAAAGAGAATATTTCGTAGTAACAATCGTAATATAGCGAGCGACACAGTGCCGTGTCAACGTGAATTTGGAAGTTACTGTGCTCTGACATTGTTAACACATCAATCTACGAGAACACAATATACGCCAACACTAACGGGAGCCGAAATTCGGCTCCCGTATTCTTCAACCTGCATAGAATCACGAAGTGATTATAGCAGTGAATTGACGAAATCCCAGTTGATCAAATGTTCTACGTAGATCGACAGATAATCGGGGCGCTTGTTCTGGTAATCGAGATAGTACGCGTGCTCCCAGACATCGACCGTCAACAGCGCCTTATGACCTTCAACCAGCGGCGTCGCGGCATTCGGGGTCTTCGTGATCTTGAGCGTTCCGCCATCGAGAACCAGCCATGCCCATCCGCTACCGAATTGGGTTGCACCGGCGTTCTTGAAAGCCTCGACGAATTTGTCGTAACCACCGAGATCGTTTTCGATCAGCTTGGCAATCTTACCTGTAGCGGGACCACCGCCGCCCGGCTTCATGCATTCCCAGTAGAACGAATGATTCCATACCTGCGCCGCATTATTGAAAATCCCAGCTTTGTCGGCAGACCCAGCAGTTTTCTCGATGATTGTCTCCAGTTTGGATGTCTCGAGATCGGTGCCTGCGATCATCTTGTTGGCGTTTGTGACATACGCTGCGTGGTGCTTATCATGATGGAACTCTAACGTGCGAGCGCTGATGTGCGGCTCAAGCGCATTCTTTGCAAACGGTAGTTCCGGTAA is a window of Candidatus Zixiibacteriota bacterium DNA encoding:
- a CDS encoding thrombospondin type 3 repeat-containing protein, giving the protein MNQLSPQSNGTIGTDSAHGAHGNRGLLSSIASIGLALLMASIAVFGTPGSVSAQISTGGSPPSFAKSLRPDVDSKRMPDVDVQALLAEDAIEEEMGIPFRFGYPHAVTYGLDNSGTWETTSNGDRVWRLKIECPGAYSINLVYDHYRLPVGASLFIYSEDRSFVLGAFTYKNNKDTDVFATAPVPGNVCILEYTEPSSAAFPGELRVSSVIHAYKNVFGKDADGFGGSGSCNINVNCPDGDDWRDEIRSVVMILTSGGSRICSGSLVNDVENDLTPYFLTANHCLGGESTWIFMFNYQSPNCNNINGPITQTVQGSTLLAHYSTSDFALLRLTETPPSGYDVHYAGWSRVDVASPTTVGIHHPSGDIKKISFNYDAVTSTNYLSSSGTSHWRIDDWELGTTEGGSSGSPLFDDNHRVVGQLHGGYASCSSITSDWYGKFAMSWEGGGSSSTRLRDWLDPNNTGVLYIDGSDVDSDGDDVPNGSDNCPFVANPGQEDADDDGVGDVCDNCVNTPNPDQGDADGDGAGDLCDYDADDDGILNGDDNCWLVDNSSQEDQDGDDFGDACDNCPYVSNPEQYDENDDGIGDVCDGELHIQSYAIEIPDGYVGQPYSYQLWAVGGVEPYTWVKQVGQPPYGTVFTGGTVGTITGTPQLEGQSYMKIEVVDSDTPKKKDTVDIYITILPSGFVCGDADGSGEIDIDDIVYLVQYIFSGGPAPDPLESADADCSGDIDIDDAVYIVEYIFSGGAVPCEGCP
- a CDS encoding thrombospondin type 3 repeat-containing protein produces the protein MRFKSYNPILMILCFIAVQIAAVPAQSVETAGLYLTDKVSIRHVDEQPETATIERQKYEFSADQLSPTGGDKDANAVSYLHPALTDDGSGNLIRLYEFFDGVSPISTMFVNGSDDDGLNWTECCWYDLYGSTYPSLDYWGAFTQFFGTFVPPSSFYNGSALMLLEFDDPTDPLTWDVYWAPYSLLGWYGMTMVDIACNSGGESWEYGFHSAILSRVYPSEATLRDAPHIFYLFNSSGTTAGSHFSNVDSCKTTSADIDPITLKTYAVYDRFEWEKDQYQMFVRQDVFSDWSAGTDAAELMFGDTNSHMRYPAIAAYDNNVVLVAAVYQDSLPGNVDLVCWSTNVGDVDSLYTVTPVAVTADSENFPELSHVENSTFVCCFVKNDALFATRTTDNGLIWNPPEQVSADSETVVAEYRAADIGGGGAKVIYEFTLTGSDDVHIGIVSLLTLDSDGDGVFFFDDNCPDVPNASQTNNDADIFGDACDNCPNFSNPLQEDFDGDGIGDSCDVCPFDSLNDPDGDGICETIDNCPGWPNPLQEDTDADGAGDACDNCVSVYNPGQTDVDGDGVGDSCDTCTDIDGDGFGNPGFPANTCPDDNCPLTFNPSQADSNFDGIGDACDHACGDADGSGGVDIDDPVFLINYIFAGGPPPENPAAADPDCSGAIDIDDVVYLIAYIFSSGPAPCASCP
- a CDS encoding superoxide dismutase gives rise to the protein MAIVLPELPFAKNALEPHISARTLEFHHDKHHAAYVTNANKMIAGTDLETSKLETIIEKTAGSADKAGIFNNAAQVWNHSFYWECMKPGGGGPATGKIAKLIENDLGGYDKFVEAFKNAGATQFGSGWAWLVLDGGTLKITKTPNAATPLVEGHKALLTVDVWEHAYYLDYQNKRPDYLSIYVEHLINWDFVNSLL